One stretch of Rosistilla oblonga DNA includes these proteins:
- a CDS encoding response regulator: protein MPGTILLVDDNHEILTGVRMRLGAVGYQTRTACDGQTGIQSAIQHPPDAIVMDVRMPGIDGLQAVAELQCRPDTKDIPIIVLSASLADEESALDAGAHFFVKKPYVGTELIAAIRAAVGLKSVPSQGGSE, encoded by the coding sequence GTGCCTGGAACAATCTTATTGGTCGATGACAACCACGAAATCCTGACGGGAGTCCGGATGCGTTTGGGAGCTGTCGGTTACCAAACTCGGACCGCCTGCGACGGGCAAACCGGAATCCAATCGGCGATCCAACATCCTCCCGACGCGATCGTGATGGATGTTCGCATGCCCGGAATCGACGGTTTGCAAGCCGTTGCGGAATTGCAATGCCGCCCCGATACAAAAGACATCCCGATCATCGTGCTTTCGGCTAGCTTGGCCGATGAAGAGTCGGCGCTCGACGCTGGGGCTCATTTCTTTGTTAAGAAGCCGTATGTCGGTACCGAATTGATAGCAGCAATTCGCGCCGCCGTCGGTCTCAAATCCGTACCGTCCCAAGGTGGTTCAGAATGA
- a CDS encoding response regulator — protein sequence MKQRFLFADINSDPIGDQTPANHTPAAGFSHQEPVDRDPTLDAVFSALGMDLGYLGDSQMVSDSAGDQSIDDRPWVLHVDDDDAFRNIVRLRLEAAGICVANASDGIEGIHQAFRQRVGAIILDFEMPNGRGDYVLGRLKGNPVTMDIPVIVLTGMRDPLLSERLLEMGAAACLRKPPQFDVLIEQIEQLVCAAAR from the coding sequence ATGAAACAGCGATTCCTATTCGCCGATATCAACAGCGATCCGATCGGCGACCAAACGCCTGCGAATCACACGCCCGCCGCAGGGTTTTCACACCAAGAACCTGTCGATCGCGACCCGACACTCGATGCGGTATTCAGCGCATTGGGGATGGATTTGGGATACCTCGGCGACTCGCAAATGGTCAGCGACAGCGCCGGCGACCAGTCGATCGACGATCGCCCGTGGGTCCTCCACGTCGACGACGACGATGCATTTCGCAACATCGTGCGGTTGCGATTGGAAGCTGCCGGGATCTGTGTTGCCAATGCTAGCGACGGGATTGAAGGTATCCACCAAGCGTTCCGGCAGCGTGTTGGTGCTATCATCCTCGACTTCGAGATGCCCAACGGTCGTGGCGATTATGTCCTGGGGCGACTGAAAGGGAATCCCGTCACCATGGACATTCCTGTTATCGTGTTGACCGGGATGCGAGATCCGCTGCTGTCCGAGCGTTTGTTAGAGATGGGAGCGGCGGCATGTTTGCGTAAGCCGCCTCAATTCGACGTGCTAATTGAACAGATCGAACAACTTGTGTGTGCGGCTGCGCGATGA